The genomic window GCTGCCGTCATTCACGCCCAGCCGCGCGATGATGCTGAGTTGCTCGCGGTGGTCGAAGATGCGATCCGAGACGGTACGCCTGCTGCCATCGTTGCCGAGGCTGAGAAGGTCTCGATGGTCGCCTCCCGCCGCCTTCAGCTTGCTGCAGCTGATGCCGACCTCCCGGTCCTGCTCCTGCGACGGCGGCGGCGCCGTGATCACGATCCGTTTGGCGAGCCATCGGCTGCCTGGACTCGCTGGCGGATCGCGAGCGCCCCTTCGGAGAGGCTCGGCGTCGCCGGTGTAGGACGGCCACGCTGGACGGTCGAACTCGCGCGCCAACGAGGTGGCGAGGCTTTTTCCCTGATCGTGGAGGGCAGCGATGAGACGGGTCGTCTCCGCGTTCCTGCCGCACTTGGCCATCGAACGGCTGAGACGGCAGGAACGGTCCGCCACGCGGCCGCCTAGTCGGCCGAGCCTCCAGCCACCCGTCGACGACGATCCCGGCGCTTGCTCCGTCCCGCGCGGGGGCGGCTGGCGGCCGGGTGCCCGGTGGGCCCGCAGCGGAATGCTCACGCGCGCGGACGTTGAGGCACAGATCGCGACCTTGCCACGGCATGCGCAGCCGCCTGCCCGCGAGCTGGGCCGTCGTTCGGAGGCCGCTCAGCATCCATTCAAAGCGCCGCCAGCGGCGAAACCGCAACAGACCGCACCTGTCGCGGAGGCGGTCGCTACCCCGCTGGCTCTCTTCGGGAAGGTTGGGCGACGAGAAGAGATCGTCGCGGCGTGCGCTGGCGCGCAAGCGCTCGGAATCCATGTCGGCATGGCCGCCACGCACGCGCGTGCGCTTGTGTCGGACCTGGACCTTCGTCCTGCCGAGCCGGAGGCCGATGCGGCGCTGCTCGATCGGCTCGCGCTTTTTGCAATTAGGCGATGGTCGCCGATCGCAGCGGTGTCGCCCCCCGATGGCCTGTGGATCGACCTCACCGGGTGCGAGCATCTCCATGGCGGCGAGTACCAGTTCTGTCAGAGACTGCTCGTCTTTTGCCGACGGGCGGGATTTACCGCTCGCGTGGCCGTCGCCGATACCCCCGGTGCGGCTCACGCAATCGCCCGGTTTGGCGCCGACGATCTCGCCTGCGTGACGCCGGGTACCACCACGGTCGCGCTCTCCTCGCTGCCGATCGCAGCACTCAGGCTCGACCCAACGGCGCTCAGTGCAGCGCGGCGCTTCGGCTTCGAGAGAGTAGCTGATCTCCTGCCGGTGGCGCGCGGTCCCCTGGCGCGGCGACTAGGCTTGCCGGCCATCACCCGGCTCGATCAGGCGCTTGGCTCGACTGCGGAGCCGATCACTCCGCGCGACGATCCATCCATCCCTGTGGTGGAGCGCCGCCTTCTGGAGCCGATCGGCACCGCCGAAGCGATCGAGCAGGTCATGGGCGATCTCCTGCGGGATCTCGGGGAGCTGCTGCAGGGGCGGGGGCTTGGCGTCCGCTCGCTCCGCCTTGCCGGCCTGCGGGTCGATGGCAGCGAACAGATCGTGGGCATCGGCACTTCGCGGCCGACACGCGAGGTGCCGCATCTTCTTCGACTGCTGAAGCTGCGCATCGAGCGCATCGACCCAGGCCTGGGTATCGAGCAGTTCTGGCTGGCAGCGCCCCACACGGAGCCTCTCGACGCGATTGATCTAGGGGCGGTGCTCGCAGGAGACACGCTCGTCCGCGACCCAGCTCGCTTGGTGGATGTGGTCGCTGGCCGTATCGGCAGCGGCTCGGTTTTTCGGATCGCTCCCGTTGAAAGTCATGTTCCGGAACGCGCGGTAGCACGCACGAACCCTGTCCATATTCCAGGCGACTGGCCCAAATGGCAGCGTCCGGTTCGACTGTTCGCTCGACCAGAGCCGCTATGGGGCGTCGTAGCACTCCTCCCCGATCAGCCGCCCCGCCGCTTCGAATGGCGCGGCACAGCTCACCGGGTCGTCGCCGGCGACGGACCCGAACGTGTCCATGGCGAATGGTGGCGGCGCGATGCGGAGGTCTGGGCCGTCAGGGACTATTATCGGGTCGAGGACGAAGATGGCGGCCGGTACTGGCTGTTCCGGCGCGGCGATGGGATGGACGACAACACTGGCGACCTTAGCTGGTGGATCCACGGCGTTTTCGCATGAGCGCCTATGTCGAGCTTCAGGTGCTGACGCACTTTTCCTTGCTGCGCGGCGCATCGAGCCCGGAGGAGCTATTTTCAGCCGCAGCCCTGCTCGGCTACCCCGCCCTCGGGATAGGTGACATCGGCACCGTAGGAGGCGTCGTGCGCGCCTGGGAGGCGCAGAAAGCGACCGGGGTGCGATCGATAGCGGGCACACGCGTCGATCTCTCCTGCGGTCGTCGCCTCATCCTCTATCCGACCGATAGACCAGCGTGGTCGCGCGTCACCAGGCTTTTGACCGTCGGGAAGAAGCGAGCGGGAAAGGGCGGGTGCCTCCTTCATTGGCATGACCTGCAGCCGTGGTCAGAGGGCGTCATCGCGATCCTCTTGCCGCACGAGGCTGACACAGAAAATCTGAGCAGCCTTGCCGACCTGAAGGCCATTTATGGTCGCAGGGCCTACATGGCGCTGTTTCAGCGTCGCCGTCCCGACGACGCGGTGCGGATTGACGCGCTTGCCCGTCAGGCGGGCGGTGCCGGCGTCCGTGCCGTCGTGACCGGCGACGTCCTCTATCACGCGCCTGAGGCTCGCCTCCTGCAGGATGTCGTGACTGCGGTTCGCGAGAAGTGCACCGTCGACGAGCTCGGCTACCGGCGGGAGGTGAATGCCGACCGAGCGCTCAAATCACCCGACGAAATGGCCCGGCGCTTTCGCGCCTACCCCGATGCGCTGCAGGCCAGCGTCGACATCGCGCGCGCTTGCACCTTCAGTCTGGACGAACTCGCTTATCAATACCCGCACGAGCGGGTGGTCGAGGGTCTCACGGCGCAAGAAGCCCTTGAGCAGATGGCGAACGATGCGGTCGACCGGCTGTTCGATGGTGATGTGCCGCAACCTTACCGCAGCCAGATCGACCACGAACTGCGGCTGATCCGTGAACTAGGTTACGCCCCCTACTTCCTGACCGTCCATGCGATCGTGCGTGAAGCGCGACGTCGCGGCATCCTCTGCCAGGGACGCGGGTCTGCGGCGAACAGCTGCGTGTGCTTCGTGCTGGGCATCACGTCGATCGACCCGATTAAGCACGAGTTACTCTTCGAGCGCTTCGTATCGGGCGAGCGCCGCGAACCGCCGGACATTGACGTCGATTTCGAACATGAGCGCCGTGAAGAAATTATTCAGTGGATCTACGAGACCTACGGCCGTGACCGCTCCGCTCTGACAGCCGTCGTTACCCGCTATCGCGCGCGCGGCGCGGTGCGCGATGTCGGCAAGGCGATGGGCCTGCCCGAAGATCTGACCGCCTCGCTTGCAGGCTTGGTCTGGGGTTGGTCGGCCGAAGGCGTGGGCGAGAAGCAGGTCGAAGAACTCAATTTGGATCTCGGAGATCGCCGGCTGCGCCTGACGCTCGATCTCGCGCGCAAGCTGATTGGTACGCCGCGCCATATGTCCCAGCATCCCGGCGGCTTCGTCCTCACGCATGACCGTCTCGACGACCTGGTACCTATCGAACCGGCCGCGATGGACGACCGGCAGATTATTGAATGGGACAAGGATGACATCGACGCCCTGAAATTCATGAAGGTCGACGTCCTCGGCTTGGGGATGCTTGGCTGCATGAACCGCGCCTTCAACCTTCTCGAGGAAGCGAAAGGTTGCCAGATCGGCCTTGCGGACCTGCAGGATGATGACCCTGCGGTGTTCGCTATGATCCAGAAGGCCGATACGCTTGGGACCTTTCAGATCGAAAGCCGCGCGCAGATGTCAATGCTGCCGCGGATGAAGCCGCAGCGCTTCTACGATCTCGTCATACAGGTCGCGATCGTCCGGCCAGGGCCGATTCAGGGGGACATGGTGCATCCCTACCTTCGGCGGCGCGAGGGTGCGGAGAAGCCGGAATATCCCCGGCCCGAGCTGCGTGCGGTGCTGGAAAAAACGCTGGGGGTTCCGCTCTTTCAGGAACAGGCGATGAAGGTCGCTATCGTCGGCGCAGGCTTCACGGCCGCCGAGGCGGACGCTTTGCGGCGGGCTATGGCGACCTTCAAATTTACCGGCGGGGTCTCGCATTTCTCGGAGAAGCTGATCGAGGGGATGGTGGCGCGCGATTATCCGCGCGAATTTGCCGAGCGCACCTTCCGCCAGCTCGAAGGCTTCGGCTCCTACGGCTTTCCGGAGAGCCACGCCGCCTCCTTCGCGAAGATCGCCTATGCCTCGGCCTGGATGAAGCATCATCACCCTGACGTCTTTTGCGCCAGCCTGATGAACGCCCAGCCGATGGGCTTCTATGCGCCCGCGCAGATCGTTCGCGACGCACGCGATCACGGTGTGGAGGTCCGTCCGCCCTGCATCAACGCGAGCCGGTGGGACTGTACGCTGGAGCCCACGAACGGCCGCTATCTCGCGGTGCGGCTTGGACTGCGCCAGGTCCGCGGTCTTTCGAACGCAGACGGTGCGGCAATAGTCGGCGCGCGCTCGACCGCTCTGTTCGATTCTGTCGAGGACGTGTGGCGCCGATCACGGGTCCAGCGGGCGGCTATCGAGAAGCTGGCAGACGCCGACGCCTACCACGCGTTCGGCGCCGATCGTCGCCAAGGGCTCTGGAAGGTGAAGGGCCTCGGCGAGGCACCTTTGCCGCTATTTGCGGCCGCTGACCGCGAAGCGCAGACCGTGAGCGCCGAGGGCCTCGAGCCGGCCGTCACCCTGCGGCCGCTAACGGATGGTCGCGAGGTGATCGAAGATTACCGCTCGCTCCAATTGTCACTGCGCGCCCATCCTCTCACATTCGTCCGCGACGAACTGGCGCGGCGAGGCGTGACCCGTTGCGCGGATCTCGCGAGCATCCGAGACGGTCGCCATGTCGAGGTCGCCGGCATCATCCTTGTTCGACAAAAACCTGGTTCGGCAAAGGGCGTCCTCTTCATCACGATTGAAGATGAGACAGGCATCGCGAATGGCATACTCTGGCCGGACCGGTTCGAGGCGCAGCGCCGAACCGTCATGTCGGCATCGATGATCGGCATGAAGGGCAGGGTCCAGAAAGAAGGCGAGGTAATCCACGTCATCTGCGATCGGATCATCGATCACGGGGATCTGCTTCACCGAGTGGGCGAGCTGTCATTCCCGCACCGGACCGGTCGAGGCGATGGAGCTCGCCATGCCGGCGCCCCCGACCGCGGAGACAAGGGTTGGAAGCCCGAGCCACGCAACTGCTATTGGCCGCCTCACGCTGACGGCATGGATCCAAAGGAGGTCGTGCGGTTCAAGTCACACGATTTCCGCTGAGCTATGAGTGCCCTTCCGCGCCACCAGCGCGTCGTCATCGCCCTTTCCGTCCATATCCTTCGCTCCGCGACCGCACGATCCTCCGACACTCGCGTCGACGTCGTCGAGGTACGTTTGGCCTTGCGCTGCCTGCTTCAACACTGCCCGGAGCGCTGGCCTCTGGAGAATTTCTGGGACGCGGCAGCCCAGGCCAATGACATCGGTCGCTCGCAGGGTGTGACCGCTGCCTTCGATGGAATCGTCCGCCAATTGCGCCAAGCGGGACGCTACGATGAGGTGTCACCGCTCTGAAATAGTGGCCCCAAGTCGTTCCAGCCGGAAACACTTTGCCGGTTCCCGGAAAAGTCTTTCCAACCACGTGGGGGGCGCTCCCCACCACGCATGCGGTGCACGCATGCGCTCAGAATAAGCCACGGGATGCATCACCGGCCAGCGGCGATCCGGGCGCGGGTTAGAGCGTGGAGGAGATCGAGCATCTGGTGCAGCCGGGCGTCGCCTTCCTCGCTGGACCATGGCTCGACGAGATTGCCATGCATCACCGAGTTGCGAATCTCGTACCAAGTCTGCACGTGCGCCGCCTCCAGCGTGCCCGCCTTGCCGAGTTGGCGCATGAAGGCGACGACGCTGCGCTTGCTCACCATCCCAAGGTTGGAGAGCATTCGGCCGCGCAAGGCGGGGTCGTCCTTCCACGCCTCGATCTGCTTTTTCATTGACGCAAGAAGTTCATCGGAGAATTCTGGCCGTCTGTCGTCCTCGGTCATCAACTCGTTCGCCAGTGCCTCAGCCGCGCCGGCGAGCGTCAGCGTGAGCACCCAGCGCGAACCGAGCTGGGCTTCGGCGA from Roseomonas aeriglobus includes these protein-coding regions:
- a CDS encoding DNA polymerase Y family protein — its product is MLTRADVEAQIATLPRHAQPPARELGRRSEAAQHPFKAPPAAKPQQTAPVAEAVATPLALFGKVGRREEIVAACAGAQALGIHVGMAATHARALVSDLDLRPAEPEADAALLDRLALFAIRRWSPIAAVSPPDGLWIDLTGCEHLHGGEYQFCQRLLVFCRRAGFTARVAVADTPGAAHAIARFGADDLACVTPGTTTVALSSLPIAALRLDPTALSAARRFGFERVADLLPVARGPLARRLGLPAITRLDQALGSTAEPITPRDDPSIPVVERRLLEPIGTAEAIEQVMGDLLRDLGELLQGRGLGVRSLRLAGLRVDGSEQIVGIGTSRPTREVPHLLRLLKLRIERIDPGLGIEQFWLAAPHTEPLDAIDLGAVLAGDTLVRDPARLVDVVAGRIGSGSVFRIAPVESHVPERAVARTNPVHIPGDWPKWQRPVRLFARPEPLWGVVALLPDQPPRRFEWRGTAHRVVAGDGPERVHGEWWRRDAEVWAVRDYYRVEDEDGGRYWLFRRGDGMDDNTGDLSWWIHGVFA
- a CDS encoding error-prone DNA polymerase, with protein sequence MSAYVELQVLTHFSLLRGASSPEELFSAAALLGYPALGIGDIGTVGGVVRAWEAQKATGVRSIAGTRVDLSCGRRLILYPTDRPAWSRVTRLLTVGKKRAGKGGCLLHWHDLQPWSEGVIAILLPHEADTENLSSLADLKAIYGRRAYMALFQRRRPDDAVRIDALARQAGGAGVRAVVTGDVLYHAPEARLLQDVVTAVREKCTVDELGYRREVNADRALKSPDEMARRFRAYPDALQASVDIARACTFSLDELAYQYPHERVVEGLTAQEALEQMANDAVDRLFDGDVPQPYRSQIDHELRLIRELGYAPYFLTVHAIVREARRRGILCQGRGSAANSCVCFVLGITSIDPIKHELLFERFVSGERREPPDIDVDFEHERREEIIQWIYETYGRDRSALTAVVTRYRARGAVRDVGKAMGLPEDLTASLAGLVWGWSAEGVGEKQVEELNLDLGDRRLRLTLDLARKLIGTPRHMSQHPGGFVLTHDRLDDLVPIEPAAMDDRQIIEWDKDDIDALKFMKVDVLGLGMLGCMNRAFNLLEEAKGCQIGLADLQDDDPAVFAMIQKADTLGTFQIESRAQMSMLPRMKPQRFYDLVIQVAIVRPGPIQGDMVHPYLRRREGAEKPEYPRPELRAVLEKTLGVPLFQEQAMKVAIVGAGFTAAEADALRRAMATFKFTGGVSHFSEKLIEGMVARDYPREFAERTFRQLEGFGSYGFPESHAASFAKIAYASAWMKHHHPDVFCASLMNAQPMGFYAPAQIVRDARDHGVEVRPPCINASRWDCTLEPTNGRYLAVRLGLRQVRGLSNADGAAIVGARSTALFDSVEDVWRRSRVQRAAIEKLADADAYHAFGADRRQGLWKVKGLGEAPLPLFAAADREAQTVSAEGLEPAVTLRPLTDGREVIEDYRSLQLSLRAHPLTFVRDELARRGVTRCADLASIRDGRHVEVAGIILVRQKPGSAKGVLFITIEDETGIANGILWPDRFEAQRRTVMSASMIGMKGRVQKEGEVIHVICDRIIDHGDLLHRVGELSFPHRTGRGDGARHAGAPDRGDKGWKPEPRNCYWPPHADGMDPKEVVRFKSHDFR